The proteins below are encoded in one region of Triticum aestivum cultivar Chinese Spring chromosome 1B, IWGSC CS RefSeq v2.1, whole genome shotgun sequence:
- the LOC123088041 gene encoding tryptamine hydroxycinnamoyltransferase 2, protein MAVTVEITQRTVLEPSRDSARGGGKKVPLTVFDRASTDGYIPAVFAWNAPAPTNDALKAGLVAAVARFPHLAGRFAADDHGRKCFHLNDAGVLVLEATADADLADALAHDVSAHINELYPKAEKERANAPIFQAQLTRYACGGLVIGTACHHQVADGQSMSVFYTAWASAVRTDSAVLMSPFVDRSATVVPRSPPTPAHDHRNIEFKGELSWSHSYGVLSMDRIKNLAVHFPDEFVADLKARVGTRCSTFQCLLAHAWKKITAARDLAPDDFTQVRVAVNCRGRAKPSVPMDFFGNMVLWAFPRMQVRDLLSSSYPAVVGAIRDAVALVDDEYIQSFIDFGEAERGVIEARFWLPNEVILSRGTDKCGYHGYREIPTNTENISSEFYS, encoded by the exons ATGGCAGTGACGGTGGAGATCACGCAGAGAACGGTGCTCGAGCCCTCACGGGACTCGGCCCGCGGCGGCGGCAAGAAGGTCCCTCTCACCGTCTTCGACCGCGCCTCCACGGACGGCTACATCCCGGCCGTCTTCGCGTGGAACGCACCGGCGCCGACCAACGACGCGCTCAAGGccggcctcgtcgccgccgtcgccaggTTCCCGCACCTCGCCGGGAGGTTCGCTGCGGACGACCACGGCCGGAAGTGCTTCCACCTCAACGACGCCGGGGTGCTCGTTCTCGAGGCCACCGCGGACGCGGACCTTGCCGACGCGCTGGCGCACGACGTGTCCGCGCACATCAACGAGCTCTACCCGAAGGCCGAAAAG GAACGTGCGAATGCGCCCATCTTCCAGGCGCAGCTGACGAGGTACGCGTGCGGCGGTCTGGTGATCGGCACCGCCTGCCATCACCAGGTCGCCGACGGTCAGTCCATGAGCGTCTTCTACACCGCGTGGGCCAGCGCCGTCCGCACCGACTCGGCAGTCCTCATGTCGCCGTTCGTCGATCGCTCGGCCACCGTTGTCCCCCGAAGCCCACCGACGCCGGCGCATGATCACCGGAATATCGAATTCAAGGGCGAGCTCAGTTGGAGCCACTCGTATGGTGTCCTCTCCATGGACAGGATCAAGAACCTGGCCGTGCACTTCCCGGACGAGTTCGTCGCCGACCTCAAGGCCCGTGTGGGCACGCGCTGCAGCACGTTCCAGTGCCTCCTTGCGCACGCGTGGAAGAAGATCACGGCGGCGCGGGATCTGGCGCCAGATGATTTCACGCAGGTGAGGGTCGCCGTCAACTGCCGCGGCCGCGCAAAGCCTTCCGTGCCCATGGACTTCTTCGGGAACATGGTGCTCTGGGCGTTCCCGAGGATGCAGGTTCGGGACCTCCTGTCCAGCAGCTACCCAGCGGTGGTCGGCGCCATCCGGGACGCCGTCGCGCTCGTCGACGACGAGTACATCCAGTCGTTTATCGACTTCGGGGAGGCGGAGCGCGGCGTGATTGaagcaaggttttggttaccgaatgaggtAATTTTATCGAGGGGGACTGATAAatgtggttaccacggttaccgagaaataccgacaaataccgagaatatttcgagcgaattttatagttga